A single window of Elgaria multicarinata webbii isolate HBS135686 ecotype San Diego chromosome 17, rElgMul1.1.pri, whole genome shotgun sequence DNA harbors:
- the SCNN1B gene encoding amiloride-sensitive sodium channel subunit beta, translating into MDPLAITEEAGSVPDSQMTLKKYFVRALHRLQKGPGYTYRELMVWYCDNTNTHGPKRIIREGPKKKVIWFFLTLLFASLVFWQWGILINSYLSYDVTASLAIGFKTMTFPAVTICNASPFRYSKVKPFLKDLDELIGAALQQILQNGTGSPPAGPSEELNLRLWNQIPLVVIDESDEAHPVILDLLGNSSVGSGGQHNYSSFATPEGRRCKLALKLCTDNGSRCTYRNFTSAAQAVTEWYVLQSTSILSQLPVSKRIEMGYRAEDMILACLYGAEPCNYRNFTHLYHPDHGNCYIFNWGMDKKPLISSNPGAEFGLKLILDISQNDYIPYLTSTAGARLMLHEQKSFPFLKDQGIYAMSGTETSIGVLVDELQRMGSPYSDCTANGSDIPVKNLYEDYPASQGDISPVEPCTNCTADGGRIGPTGSRYKTMYSIQACLRSCFQDQMVKSCQCGHYSYPLPQGKHYCNNEDYPNWAYCYSTLQVNLEQRQNCIKSCKETCNNTQYKMTISMADWPSEASEDWIFHILSYERDLSTNVTLDRNGIIKLNIYFQEYNYRTISESAATTIVSLLSSLGGQFGFWMGGSVLCLIEFGEIVIDFLWITILKLIAWVKGLKQRKTQTSSPDAPPSVSEKMEAHTNLGFQGEDADGDPAGEGSVVIEAASEPGTPPPKYDSLRVPPLHLMDLDSDGEASVADLNTA; encoded by the exons ACTCCCAAATGACACTGAAGAAGTACTTTGTGAGAGCGCTCCACCGCCTCCAGAAGGGCCCTGGCTACACCTATCGGGAGCTGATGGTCTGGTACTGCGACAACACCAACACCCACGGGCCGAAGCGCATCATCCGAGAGGGTCCCAAGAAGAAGGTCATTTGGTTCTTCCTGACCTTGCTCTTTGCCTCCCTCGTGTTTTGGCAGTGGGGGATCCTCATCAACAGTTACCTGTCCTACGACGTCACGGCCTCCCTGGCCATTGGCTTCAAGACCATGACGTTCCCTGCCGTCACCATCTGCAATGCAAGCCCCTTCCG CTACTCGAAGGTGAAGCCCTTCTTGAAGGACTTGGATGAGCTCATTGGGGCAGCCCTCCAGCAGATCCTGCAGAATGGGACGGGGTCTCCCCCAGCTGGCCCCAGTGAGGAGCTCAATCTGCGGCTGTGGAACCAGATCCCCTTGGTGGTGATTGACGAGAGCGACGAGGCGCACCCGGTCATCCTGGACCTCCTCGGGAACAGCTCCGTCGGCTCGGGGGGGCAACACAACTACTCCTCTTTCGCCACCCCAGAAGGAAGGAGATGCAAGCTGGCCCTGAAGCTG TGCACCGACAACGGCTCCCGCTGCACCTACCGGAACTTCACCAGCGCGGCCCAGGCAGTGACCGAGTGGTACGTCCTGCAGTCCACCAGCATCTTGTCCCAGCTGCCGGTGAGCAAAAGGATCGAGATGGGCTACCGGGCAGAGGACATGATCCTGGCCTGCCTGTACGGGGCGGAGCCGTGCAATTACAG AAACTTCACCCACCTCTACCACCCGGACCACGGCAACTGCTACATCTTCAACTGGGGAATGGACAAGAAACCGCTCATCTCCTCCAATCCCGGGGCAGAGTTTG GATTGAAGCTCATCCTGGACATCAGCCAAAACGACTACATCCCGTACCTCACCTCAACTGCTGGGGCCCGGCTCATGCTGCATGAGCAGAAGAGTTTCCCGTTCTTGAAGGACCAAGGCATCTACGCCATGTCTGGGACCGAGACCTCCATTGGGGTCTTGGTG gaTGAACTTCAGCGGATGGGCAGTCCCTACAGCGACTGCACAGCAAATGGGTCAGACATTCCTGTCAAGAACCTGTATGAAGACTATCCTGCTTCTCAG GGTGACATCAGTCCAGTGGAGCCCTGTACCAACTGCACAGCTGACGGAGGCAGAATTGGCCCCACAGGAAGCCGGTACAAGACAATGTATTCTATCCAG gcctGCCTGCGCTCTTGCTTCCAGGATCAGATGGTCAAGTCCTGCCAGTGCGGCCACTACTCCTATCCTCTGCCCCAAGGGAAACATTATTGCAACAATGAAGATTACCCGAACTGGG cgtATTGCTATTCCACCCTGCAAGTGAATCTTGAACAGCGGCAGAATTGCATCAAGTCTTGCAAAGAGACCTGCAA CAACACCCAGTACAAGATGACcatttccatggctgactggCCTTCCGAAGCGTCCGAG GACTGGATTTTCCATATTTTATCCTATGAAAGGGATTTGTCTACCAATGTGACTCTGGATAG AAATGGGATAATCAAACTGAATATCTATTTCCAAGAGTACAACTACCGAACTATCTCTGAGTCAGCAGCTACAACT ATCGTCTCGCTTCTCTCAAGTTTGGGTGGCCAGTTTGGCTTCTGGATGGGAGGTTCTGTGTTGTGCCTCATTGAGTTTGGCGAGATCGTCATTGACTTCCTGTGGATCACCATTCTGAAGCTCATTGCTTGGGTCAAGGGGCTGAAGCAGAGGAAGACCCAGACCTCCAGCCCAGATGCACCTCCGTCTGTCTCTGAGAAAATGGAGGCCCACACAAACCTGGGCTTCCAAGGGGAAGATGCTGACGGTGATCCTGCGGGTGAAGGCTCGGTCGTTATCGAAGCGGCGTCCGAACCAGGCACGCCACCTCCCAAGTACGACTCACTGCGGGTGCCACCTCTACACCTCATGGATCTGGACAGCGACGGAGAGGCTTCTGTAGCTGACCTGAACACAGCGTAA